One genomic region from Sander lucioperca isolate FBNREF2018 chromosome 3, SLUC_FBN_1.2, whole genome shotgun sequence encodes:
- the eif3jb gene encoding eukaryotic translation initiation factor 3 subunit J-B → MADWDAETFDLEEPIKKAAAMDKWEGEDEEEEVKDNWDDEDEDGEKKAEMKKTETKVSEKKKLSEKIKEKENRLKKKQQELKNELEKEKEELSPEEQLAEKMRVKKLQEDADLELAKDAFGVSSTSNIVTGIDAMNPSSKEDFTEFEKLLKEKISHFEKSVHYSSFLDSLFRELCISLEVEDLKKVSNSLTVLLSEKQKQEKQNKGKKKKKGVVPGGGFKAQLRDDLDYAEFDGGYAQDYEDFM, encoded by the exons ATGGCGGACTGGG ACGCTGAAACCTTCGATCTGGAGGAGCCGATTAAAAAGGCGGCAGCGATGGACAAATGGGAAGGGGAAGACGAAGAAGAAGAGGTTAAG GACAACTGggatgatgaggatgaagacGGCGAGAAAAAGGCAGAGATGAAAAAAACGG AGACAAAGgtttctgagaaaaaaaagttgagtGAGAAGatcaaagagaaagaaaaccggttaaagaaaaaacaacaggaGCTGAAAAATGAGTTGGAGAAGGAg AAAGAAGAGCTCAGTCCTGAAGAACAACTTGCAGAGAAGATGAGAGTGAAGAAATTACAAGAAGACGCAGACTTGGAGCTAGCAAAAGATGCGTTTG gtgTCAGCAGCACTTCAAACATTGTCACTGGGATTGACGCCATGAATCCATCTTCTAAAGAAGATTTCACAGAGTTTGAAAAATTGCTGAAAGAAAAGATATCCCACTTTGAAAAATCTGTGCATTATTCAAGTTTCTTGGATTCATTGTTTCGGGAACTCTGTATTTCAT TGGAAGTAGAGGACCTGAAGAAAGTCAGTAATTCCCTGACAGTCCTACTTagtgaaaaacagaaacaagaaaaa CAAAACaaagggaagaagaagaagaaaggggTCGTACCTGGAGGTGGATTCAAAGCACAGCTGAGAGATGACCTTGACTATGCAGAGTTTGATGGTGGCTATGCCCAAGACTATGAGGATTTCATGTGA